The Deltaproteobacteria bacterium genome segment GTAATGAGTGGAAAAAATACAGCCCCAGCCCTTCGGGCTGGCTGTGATGCGCTTGGTTTTTAGCATGGATCATTGTGCATCAAGATGCAATGTCCGCTCTCAAAAACGGCAGCTCAACAACAACGTTCGCACACAAAGGGAGATAAAATATGGCCATACCGGATTTTCAAAGCGTCATGCTTCCACTACTCGAATTTTGTGCTGATGGTCAGGAATATACAAATCGGCAAGCTATTGATGCAATGTCTCAAGAATTTGGCCTGACTGAAGAGGAGCAAAAACAGCTTCTCCCAAGCGGACAGCAACGCATATTTGAGAATCGTGTCGCATGGGCTCGCGCTCATATGAAAATGGCTGATTTGGTTGAGAACACTAAACGTGGGGTATTCCGTATTACAGAGCGTGGTAAGAATGTCCTTTGGTACTTGGCATTTTGCGGCAATATGCCGCTTAAGCCAAGTTGGTATATCATGGAAAATTTGTCCGACAGCAAAAAAAATGATGTTCTTCCGGAATTTCAGGCCTTTCTTTTGGATAAAAAACTGGCACCGGGAAAGAACGTCTTTTTTTACGCTTTATGGGTAAGCAAATTTTTAAACTTTGCAAACAAAAAAACAAATACCGCCCGATCAATATCAGGAAAACGCAGTCATCGAATTTATCGAAACTCTAAAGTCAAATTCCAATGTCTCTGACTGGCAAATCCGGCAGGCCGGTGACGCCATCCGTTTATTCTATTTTCATTATCGCGGCTGCAAACCGAAAAATCTATCGGCGGGGAAATCCTCCGACTTTACGTCGGAACTGCTTACAGAAGTGAAGTTGAAAAACAAATTGTCAATCACCGTATAAGGGACCGGGCCTCTTCCCGGCCTCCTTTTTTCTTGGGGGTCCTTCCGGCCTTTTTGATGCTTCCTTCCGGGGGGCGGAAGGAACCTCCCCGGGACCGCCAAAAGGGCCTTGACCTTCCCGAACCCCGCTCCTATAATGGTTCCATCCCACTCTGAAGGAGGACGCCATGAAGAACACCCTCGTCAACAAGCGCGATCAGGAATTCATTCTCTTCGAACAGATGGCCATGGAGCAGGTTCTCTCCGGCGGGGCCTACGGCGGCCTGACCCGGGAGGATGTTCTGCTGATGCGGAACGAGGCGGAAAAAATGGCCCTCCGGGTCTTCGTTCCCCTCTACGCCGAGGGGGATCGTCAGGGTTGTACCTTCGAAAACGGCCAGGTCCGTATCCCCCCGGGTTTTCACGAGGCCTACCGGACCTTTGTGGACGGGGGCTGGTTTACCCCCCCCGAAGGCGGCCCGGCCCTCCCCGTGTCCATCCGGACGGTCTGCGCCGAGTTTTTTTACGCCGCCAATTTTTCCCTCTTCACCTACCCGGGCCTGAGCGCCGTGGCGGCGGGCCTGATCGGGGAGTTCGGCACGGACCGGCAGAAGGAACGCTACGGCGCCCCCCTGGGCCGGGGTGACTGGACCGGGACCATGTGCATGAACGAGGCCGACGCCGGAACGGATCTGAGCGCCGTCCGGACCCGGGCGAAACGTCTTCCCGACGGCTCCTACGGGATCACGGGGAGCAAGTGCTTCATCACCAACGGCGATCATGACCTGACGCCGAACATCGTTCACATCGTCCTGGCCCGGATCGAGGGGGATCCCCCCGGGATGGCGGGCCTGTCCGCCTTCATCGTCCCCAAGTTCCGCCTGGGGGAAGACGGCCGCCCCGGGGCGCACAACGACGTCCACACGGGGAATATCGAACAGAAAATGGGCATCCAGGGCTCGGCGACATGCACCCTGAATTTCGGCGATAACGGGGACTGCGTCGGGGAACTCCTGGGGCGGGAGCGGGAAGGGTTCCGTGTCATGTGTGGCATGATGGACGTGGACCATCTCGGCGTGGCCATGCAGGGGCTGGGGCACGCCACGGCGGCTTACGAACACGCCGCGGCCTACGCGAAGGAACGGATCCAGTGCGCCTCCATCCTGGAGATGAACAACCCCGAGGCAAAGCCCATCCCCATCATCGGCCATCCCGACGTGCGGAGGAACCTGCTCTGGATGAAGGCCCACGTGGAAGGCATGCGGGCCCTCAACTATTTCACCGCCTGGTGCATGGACATGGCCGCCGTCACGGAGGACGAGGAAGGGCGGCAGGACTGGCAGAGCCTGGCATCGTTTCTCGTCCCGGTCTGCAAGGTCTACTGTTCCGATACGGGCTTTCTCGTCTGCTCCCGGGCCATGGATGTTTACGGTGGCTACGGTTACTGTTCCGACTACCCCATCGAGCAGTACCTGCGGGACTGCAAAATCGCGTCCGTCTACGAGGGGCCGAACGGGATCCTCGCCCTGGACCTGGTGGGGAGGAGGTTAGGGGAAAGAGACGGCGCCGGGGTGAAGAAACTTTTCGCCCGTCTGGAGGAGGCCCGGCAGACATGGCCCGCTTCAGGTCCCCTCCAGGGTTATGGGCCCCTTTTCGCCGACTCCCTCCGGGCCTTTCAGGATGTGACGGGGGGGTTTGCCGCCGCGGCGGGGAGCGGGGATATTCTGACCCCCGTTTTGCACGCCTCCCCCTTCCTGCGCGTCCTGGGGGATCTGCTTGTGGCGCACTTCCTGCTCGAAGGGGCCGCCGTCGCCTGCGGGAAGCTGGAGGTCATTTACCAAAAAGAGGGCCTTGAGGATTCCCGGGAGGGGCAGCGCGCCCTGGCAGCGGCCCATGACGATGTCGCTTTTTATCAGGGGAAAATCGCGGCGGCGAAGTTCTTCGCCAATGAGGTGCTCATGACCGTGAAAAGCCGCTGTGACGCCATCCGGGCGGCGGAACGGGCGGCCCTGGAGATGGCGGACGAGTCGTTTTGACGTCGCGCCCTCCGACCGGACGTTACACCCGCCCGGCCCCGTCCTATCATGTCACTTCGAACATCCCTTCATGTCACTTCGAACGAACGTGAGAAGTCTTAAGCGTAACGCCGCCTCCGAAACCTTGCGGGTTAAGATTTCTCCCCGGCTTGCGCCGGGTCGAAATGACATGGAGGCTGCCACCAGGTCGGAATGACATGGAAGCTGCCACCGGGTCGAAACGACATGGGGATGGCCACTGGGTCGCAATGGCATAGTGGGTGCTCCTCGAAACGACATGTTTTCATGTCATTCCCCATCCCGCCGACGACCTAAAATGTCATTCCGAATCCCGCCGAAGGCGGGTGAGGAATCCTGAACGTAACGCCCTGGGATGGCGCCGGGGGATAAGATTTCTCGTCGCTTCGCTCCTCGAAATGACATAGGAGGCGCCCCTTGAAATGACACGGAAATAGCTCCTCGAAATGGCATGGAGGATACTCCCGACAATGACATAGGGGATAGCCCCTCGAGATGACATTCCTTTTTGTCACTTCGAACATCCCTTCATGTCACTTCGAACGAACGTGAGAAGTCTTAAGCGTAACGCCGCCTCCGAAACCTTGCGGGTTAAGATTTCTCCCCGGCTTGCGCCGGGTCGAAATGACATGGTGGGTGCTCCTCGAAATGACA includes the following:
- a CDS encoding acyl-CoA dehydrogenase, giving the protein MKNTLVNKRDQEFILFEQMAMEQVLSGGAYGGLTREDVLLMRNEAEKMALRVFVPLYAEGDRQGCTFENGQVRIPPGFHEAYRTFVDGGWFTPPEGGPALPVSIRTVCAEFFYAANFSLFTYPGLSAVAAGLIGEFGTDRQKERYGAPLGRGDWTGTMCMNEADAGTDLSAVRTRAKRLPDGSYGITGSKCFITNGDHDLTPNIVHIVLARIEGDPPGMAGLSAFIVPKFRLGEDGRPGAHNDVHTGNIEQKMGIQGSATCTLNFGDNGDCVGELLGREREGFRVMCGMMDVDHLGVAMQGLGHATAAYEHAAAYAKERIQCASILEMNNPEAKPIPIIGHPDVRRNLLWMKAHVEGMRALNYFTAWCMDMAAVTEDEEGRQDWQSLASFLVPVCKVYCSDTGFLVCSRAMDVYGGYGYCSDYPIEQYLRDCKIASVYEGPNGILALDLVGRRLGERDGAGVKKLFARLEEARQTWPASGPLQGYGPLFADSLRAFQDVTGGFAAAAGSGDILTPVLHASPFLRVLGDLLVAHFLLEGAAVACGKLEVIYQKEGLEDSREGQRALAAAHDDVAFYQGKIAAAKFFANEVLMTVKSRCDAIRAAERAALEMADESF